In one Misgurnus anguillicaudatus chromosome 1, ASM2758022v2, whole genome shotgun sequence genomic region, the following are encoded:
- the msgn1 gene encoding mesogenin-1, which yields MAQVDDIDVATANILTHWGWNREERTFGDSASSSPESSFESMCSSPEMRSSPGGCPAYQLSGRKHNRFSEQQKPKVKMSIKRRVKASEREKMRMRSLAEALHQLRDYLPPVYSRRGQPLTKIQTLKYTIQYIKELSSILEQQ from the coding sequence ATGGCACAGGTCGATGACATCGATGTTGCTACGGCAAATATTCTGACGCATTGGGGCTGGAACAGAGAGGAGAGGACGTTTGGAGACAGCGCGTCCTCCTCACCGGAATCCTCCTTTGAATCAATGTGCTCATCACCGGAGATGCGCTCCAGTCCCGGAGGATGCCCGGCATACCAGCTGTCCGGACGCAAACACAACCGTTTCTCTGAGCAACAGAAGCCCAAAGTCAAGATGAGCATCAAGAGGAGAGTGAAGGCGAGCGAGCGAGAGAAGATGCGCATGCGCAGTCTGGCGGAGGCTCTGCATCAGCTGCGGGATTACCTGCCTCCGGTGTACAGCAGGAGAGGTCAACCGCTCACCAAGATCCAAACCCTCAAATACACCATCCAGTATATCAAAGAACTCTCCAGCATACTCGAGCAACAATGA
- the LOC129432176 gene encoding flap endonuclease GEN homolog 1 — protein sequence MGVSELWSILDPVRQSVPLYSLSGKTLAVDLSLWVCEAQHVQGMMGKVTKPHLRNLFFRVSSLTLMGVKLVFVMEGEAPKIKAETMSKRTEIRYGNLQSSKPAAVKNTGRGRFKAVLRECAEMLDCLGVPWVTAAGEAEAMCAFLDSQGIVDGCITNDGDAFLYGAQTVYRNFNMNTKDPQVDCYQMSRVQSELKLNRETLVGLAIFLGCDYIPKGVAGVGKEQTLKLIHNLKGRSLLQKFSEWGSDCAERSEVVVKKVTHCLVCRHPGSAKSHERSGCGFCKSERFCSPQDYDSLCPCEWHRTEHTRQASSIETNIRKKTLACDRFPFTEIINEFLVTKDKPTPPFRRRKPNLLLMQNFALEKMDWPKHYSSEKVLVLLTYTELMNRKHGRDTPAHIQPVRIYKARVRNGVSCFEVIWKKPDHYVFAEGCDEQTEVRTIEEESLFNRAYPQIIQDFYRERAEAQENKTKKKKPKAKKEKPSDSHDVMSDLFAQMSLASDSSKSIEKPSSDVTTNPSQCKPQLIPASPTSVAHLSPAQNSPSVSALIGQLQLSSIDWDASSFVKSPSQQSRTDDRSELPVAPISSLHADIDVNERSLKERVIVKNVIKSDASIDAMLNIQKPKKSESSESKLCDISGPKAHSKVPKTQPNIAGMNAKASTSLKHLKPNTAKHAQATSAPLSSALMPPRINPASSRVPSERKLPSVCVRQDPFSDDSDTENRPQKHKVKVTSKSLKPEKTGPALPLMVKNSPNNDQLSAKTPEKHTNIKSTQLIRLHHVKTDSDDSDVSVDSPLPLAERLKMRFAK from the exons ATGGGTGTCTCCGAGCTCTGGTCTATTCTGGATCCGGTCCGGCAGAGCGTTCCTCTATACAGTCTGTCAGGAAAGACACTGGCCGTGGATCTCAGCCTGTGGGTCTGTGAAGCCCAGCACGTGCAGGGCATGATGGGAAAAGTCACTAAACCACATCTGAG GAATCTGTTTTTCCGTGTGTCCTCTCTCACTCTGATGGGTGTAAAGCTGGTGTTTGTGATGGAGGGAGAAGCTCCAAAAATCAAAGCGGAGACCATGAGCAAACGCACAGAGATAAGATACGGCAATCTGCAATCCTCGAAACCTGCAGCTGTCAAAAACACCGGCAGAGGCCGATTCAAGGCTGTTCTGAGAGAG TGCGCGGAGATGTTAGATTGTCTGGGTGTGCCGTGGGTAACGGCAGCAGGTGAAGCAGAGGCCATGTGTGCCTTCCTGGACTCGCAGGGCATCGTGGACGGATGCATCACTAATGACGGAGATGCTTTTCTTTATGGCGCTCAGACGGTTTACAGAAACTTTAACATGAACACAAAG GATCCTCAGGTGGACTGTTATCAGATGTCTCGGGTTCAATCAGAACTTAAGTTGAACAGAGAGACACTCGTGGGTTTGGCTATTTTCCTTGGCTGTGATTACATCCCTAAG GGTGTTGCAGGTGTTGGTAAAGAACAAACACTAAAACTGATACACAATCTGAAAGGACGATCTCTTCTTCAAAA GTTTAGTGAATGGGGTTCAGATTGTGCCGAAAGGTCAGAGGTCGTGGTAAAGAAGGTCACTCACTGTCTGGTGTGTCGTCATCCTG gCTCTGCTAAGTCTCATGAGCGCAGTGGTTGTGGGTTTTGTAAGAGTGAGCGTTTCTGCTCACCTCAGGACTATGACTCTCTGTGTCCGTGTGAATGGCATCGCACTGAACACACTCGGCAGGCGTCCTCCATCGAGACTAACATCAGAAA GAAGACGCTGGCATGCGATCGGTTTCCATTCACAGAG ATCATCAATGAGTTCTTGGTGACGAAGGATAAACCCACTCCACCCTTCCGGAGGAGAAAACCCAACCTGCTGCTGATGCAG AACTTTGCTCTGGAGAAGATGGACTGGCCCAAACACTACAGCAGTGAGAAGGTTCTGGTGCTCTTGACCTACACAGAGCTCATGAACAGGAAACATGGCAGAGACACACCTGCTCACATTCAGCCTGTAAG AATATATAAAGCACGAGTTAGGAACGGAGTCAGTTGCTTTGAAGTGATCTGGAAGAAACCAG ATCATTACGTGTTTGCTGAGGGTTGTGATGAGCAGACAGAAGTGAGAACCATAGAGGAAGAATCTCTCTTCAATCGGGCATATCCTCAGATCATCCAGGACTTCTACAGAGAGCGAGCTGAAGCTCAGGAGAACAAAACAAAGA AAAAGAAACCAAAAGCAAAGAAAGAAAAGCCGAGCGATTCCCACGATGTCATGTCTGATCTCTTCGCTCAGATGTCTTTGGCCTCGGACTCCAGTAAATCTATAGAGAAACCCAGCAGTGATGTCACTACAAACCCATCACAGTGCAAACCACAGCTGATTCCAGCTTCCCCGACCTCTGTGGCCCATCTCTCACCGGCCCAGAATTCTCCTTCTGtgtctgctctgattggccagctgcAGCTCAGCAGTATAGACTGGGATGCTTCGTCGTTCGTGAAATCTCCATCCCAGCAGTCTCGGACTGATGACAGATCTGAACTTCCTGTGGCTCCGATCTCTAGTTTACACGCTGATATCGACGTAAATGAGCGTTCCCTTAAGGAGCGGGTCATTGTGAAAAATGTTATAAAGTCTGACGCATCGATAGATGCCATGCTGAATATTCAAAAACCGAAAAAGTCGGAAAGTTCTGAGTCTAAACTATGTGACATCTCAGGTCCCAAAGCACATTCAAAAGTTCCAAAAACACAACCGAATATTGCTGGGATGAATGCCAAAGCATCTACAAGCCTAAAGCATCTCAAGCCCAACACAGCTAAACATGCACAAGCTACATCGGCACCTCTGAGCTCTGCACTGATGCCTCCTCGGATCAATCCAGCATCATCCAGAGTCCCATCTGAGAGAAAACTACCAAGTGTGTGTGTTAGGCAGGATCCATTTAGTGATGACAGTGACACAGAGAATCGACCACAGAAACACAAAGTCAAGGTCACATCCAAATCGCTGAAACCTGAAAAAACTGGACCGGCCCTTCCACTTATGGTAAAGAATTCACCGAATAATGACCAGCTGAGTGCTAAAACTCCAGAAAAACACACTAACATTAAATCAACTCAACTTATCCGGCTGCATCATGTGAAGACAGACAGCGACGATTCGGATGTTTCTGTGGACAGCCCTTTACCTCTGGCTGAAAGACTGAAAATGAGATTTGCAAAGTGA